A single genomic interval of Apis cerana isolate GH-2021 linkage group LG2, AcerK_1.0, whole genome shotgun sequence harbors:
- the LOC107992462 gene encoding BLOC-1-related complex subunit 6 produces the protein MESEEGETYPKQGTTIRSEKNTTIDYDEDRLHEMTASYSEISFDSQSSPPISELRSLIDSPDIDGKKFLEESLDKMNGIGTRPDQLNLRNRESSPIEDEDIDPPSYHKAMGYLQLEGTVMQDGDMVLFVAEDLENKIKLSSPVTKKGETPSFPGSRSSTPCLYRQALTPQVPLLDHNVLNELEMEARKVATSVDALTENLAAILHSASALTVGCLETYRDAVCKTCDAVDHNIKSMYQLMAKCEELSKSMGPVYKLAEKIKEMKRMLELFESAMNL, from the exons ATGGAATCGGAAGAAGGAGAAACATATCCAAAACAAGGAACGACAATACGTAGCGAGAAAAATACAACTATTGACTACGATGAAGACAGA TTACATGAGATGACAGCCTCTTATTCGGAAATATCATTCGATTCACAATCATCACCACCTATTTCTGAATTAAGATCATTGATCGATTCTCCGGATATTGATGGGAAAAAGTTTTTGGAAGAAAGCTTAGATAAAATGAATGGAATTGGTACTAGACCAGATCAATTGAACTTAAGAAATAGGGAGTCTAGCCCAATTGAGGATGAAGATATAGATCCTCCAAGTTATCATAAAGCCATGGGATATTTGCAACTTGAGGGAACAGTGATGCAAGATGGCGATATGGTATTATTTGTTGCAGAAGatttagaaaacaaaattaaattatccagTCCCGTgacaaaaaaaggagaaactcCATCATTTCCTGGTTCTCGAAGTTCTACACCTTGTTTATATAGGCAAGCCTTAACGCCTCAGGTGCCTCTTCTTGATCATAATGTCTTAAATGAATTAGAGATGGAAGCGAGAAAAGTGGCCACATCCGTTGATGCATTAACAGAAAATTTAGCAGCTATTTTGCatagt gCTTCCGCACTCACGGTAGGTTGTTTAGAAACATATAGGGATGCAGTTTGTAAAACGTGCGATGCGGTggatcataatattaaatcgatGTATCAATTAATGGCAAAATGTGaagaattatcaaaatcaatgggacctgtatataaattagcggaaaaaat caaagaaatgaaaagaatgttGGAACTGTTTGAAAGTGCTAtgaacttataa